Part of the Clostridia bacterium genome, GTATTGAACAAATGTAGCCGTGCGCTGTGTTCTTCGGCGCGATCGCTTCAATATAATTCTCTTGCTTTAAAGTAAAAAAAGCCTCCGCTGACTGCGGAGGCTTCTTAATTCCCGTCCTTACGGCTTCGGGTTGCCGTCGTTCAATATCTGCGTCGCGCGGTTCTGTACTGCGCGGTAAAAATCGTTGTGCGTGTGGATATAGAACTGCTTGTCCTTTATGCCGCGGAAAACTATCGTTGCAAAGTGGTCTACCGGAAGACCCGTCTTCTTTATAAAGTTCTCAAGCGCCTTATAGCCGTTCTTATAAACGCCTGCATAATAAGGATCGTCGGTAATGGGATAACGCTCGGGACGGCGCTCAGCCGATCTGTAAAAGTCGGTCTGAACGAACGCGGGGCATACTACGCTTATGCCGATATGCTTATATCCCTTCGCCTGAAGCGCCATGTACGTACCCTCGTTTAAGCCGACTGCGGCAAACTTCGTAGTGCTGTACGCAACGGACGTGGGTGACGCTATAATGCCTGCGTGAGACGCGATGTTCACGATATGGCACTCCTCGCCGCGCGCTATCATGTCGGGCATAAAGAGACGCATCGTATAAACGTGGCTCTTTAAGTTCGCGCCGATTATCCAATCCCAATCGTCCGGCGGGATCTCCCATACCTGACCCGGCACGAGCGTACCTACGCAGTTCATTAAAAGGTCGCATTTGCCGAACTTCGCAATTGCAGCCTCGTGTACCTTCTTCGCCTCGTCGAAAAGCGTAAGGTCGGCGTGAACGGCTATGACCTCAACGCCCGCAGCCTTAACTTCCTCGCAGAGCTTCTCAAGATTATCTTTCTCTATATCGGCTATAACGAGATTCATTCCCAAGGACGCAGCATGGCGCGCAAGCGCGCGTCCGAATCCGTTCGCCGCGCCGCATATAACGGCGGTCTTGCCTTTAAATTCAGTCATCAGTCATATCCTCCCTTCATTATCAAAGCACGAATGCTTTTTCAAAGCCTTCGCGTATAGCATCGGAGATAAGTCCGGCTTTCTTTGCGTCGCCTATTACCTTAACGTTGTCAAACGACGCCTCGATCTCGTCCGCAAACGCTCTGTTCGGCGTTATGCCTACTGCCAGCACAACAACGTCAGCCTTTTCTTTTCTCGCTCCTGCTCTTGTAGCAACGGTTATCTCGCCGTCGCCGATGGAAACAACGCTTGTGCCCGTCTCTATCTTAGTGCCGTTCTGAGCAAGTCTCATAAGCATTCTGCGCGCTATTACGGGATAAAGCGCCGTGCCTACGGCGCGCGCCATCTCATAAACGGTCGCATTGCACTCCTCGCCGAACATTTCGGCAACCTCAAGGCCCGTTACGCCGCCGCCTATAATAGCCACGTTCTTGCCCTTTAAGTCAACGTGCTTCTTAACGATAAGCTCCTCTGCCAAAACTACATTAGGCTTGTCTATGCCGGGTATGCGCGGTACTGTGGGCGTGCCGCCTGCCGCAACGATAACTGCGTAGGGGTCGTACTTCTTTATTTCGTCAACGGTAGCCTCGCAGCCCGTTTTTATGTCAACTCCAAGCTCTCTTATCTGATGCTCCAGGTTGGCTGCAAGCCACGTAAGATACTTCTTGTGCGGCGGCTTGTCCGCGATATTCAATGTGCCGCCCAGTTTATCCGACTTCTCAAGAAGAGTCACGTCAAAGCCGCGTATTGCAAGCACCCTTGCGGCCTCCATGCCGCCGGGGCCGCCGCCCGCAACTACTACCTTGCGGCCTGCGCCGTCCTTTTCAAAGCGCGCGAACTCAACTTCGCGGCCGAGCCTCGGATTTACTGTGCACTTTATCGTGCGCATCATGCCTATTTCCTTGAAGCAATAGAGGCAGCCGATGCAGGGACGTATATCGGCTTCGCGGCCTGCCTTTGACTTATTGCCCCATTCGGGCTCGGCAAGCTGCTGACGTCCCAAAGCAACGTAGTCGCACACGCCCGTTTCGAGCAGCTCCTCTGCAACCTCGGGTCGCTTTATATTGCAGCACGCGATAACAGGCATTTTAACGGCCTTCTTTATCTCCGCTGCATACTTTCTCTTCCAGCCCTGCTCAAAAACGTAGTCCTCAACTATCGTGTACGACGATTCATAGATGCCCGTCGATACGTTTATGCAGTTTATGCCCATATATTCAAGACGGCGCGCGATCTCAACGGAATCCTCTATGCGCAGACCGCCCTCGACGAACTCGTCTGCCGAGATACGTACGCTTATTATAAAGTCGCGGCCGCACTTTAAGCGGATGCCGTCGATTATCTCCTGAATGAAGCGCATACGCTTTTCAAAATTGCCGCCGGATTTGTCCTCGCGCTTGTTGGTGTAAGGGCTTAAGAACTGGTTGATGAGGTAGCCGTGAGCGGCATGGAGCTCAACGCCGTCGGCAGTAGCCATTTTTGCGATAACTGCGCCCTTTATGAACTTCGCAACGAGCATTTCACATTCCGCAGTTGTAAGCGCGCGCGGCATTTCGCCGACCACCTTGCAGGGGATCGCGCTGGGAGCAACGATCTGACGGCCTTCGATGAGCGACGAACGGTTCTCGCGTCCTGCATGCTGAAGCTGAATAAGCAGCTTCGAATCGTGCTTATGCACTGCCTTTGCCAGACGCTCGATACCCGCGATATACTTATTGTGAGTGACCTGTATCTGGTTAGGCATACCAACGCCCCACTCGTCGTCAACACGCGAAATCTCTGTGATTATGAGACCGCAGCCGCCCTTGGCGCGCTCTTCATAATATTTGATGATATGCTCCGTTACTTCGCCCGAAGCGGAGTTAAGTCCCGTGCCCATCGGGGGCATGACTATCCTGTTTTTCAGCTCCATTTTGCCTATTTTGCCTTTTTGAAAGAGCTTTTCGTATTTCACTGTAAAATCCCGCCTTTCCATTATCATTTTGTCGCTTCAGTCAATACGCTCAATGTTATGCTTTTAGTTTACTATATTTTTCCTCAGAGTTCAACTATAATTTTTGTGTGTTTTGCATAAAATTATGCCTGCGCTTTTTTTGCAGGAGGCGCCGACTGAAAACTATGCATTTTCGCAGAAAAAAGCCCCGCACGTTATTACGCGCAGGGCTTCTATTACTTAATTCGTTCCGCAAATGCGGACTTTTAAAGACAAAGTCTTAAATTACTGAACTACCTGAACAGCGTCCGGAAGAGTGTTGATGCAGTAGAAGTTGCCGGAGGGGTCAATTGCAACCTTACCGATAATTACTACGCGAGTGCCGTCTGCCGGATAAGCAGACTCGGGAGCGCCCTGGATGAGGAACGTAGTACCGATGGACTGGCCTGCTTCTTCATCTCTCTCAGTGATGCTGAAAGACATACCGGACGAGAACTGGCTTACGTCGCCGTCGATAGCAACGAGAGCGCCGTCCATTTCACCGTTCTGGATAGCGGAAGCGAGGTCGCTCATAGCTGCATAATCGCCGTAATTGATAACAACGTCGGGATCAACTAAGAGCTCGTCTTCGGTGAGCGTTACAACTGCATCCATGAAGGGGGCTTCTGCTTCGTCAAGAGCTGCGTCTGCTTCGTCGATAGCTGCGTCGAGCTCATCGAGAGCTTCGTCGATTTCCTGCTCTGCCTGATCTGCTGCTTCTTCAGCCTTCTGCTGGCTGCCGCATGCTGCGAATACAAATACCAGCGAAAGAGCCAGTACGATGCACAGGATGCTTCTTAAAAGTTTCTTGTTCATTTTAGGTCCTTCCTTTCAAAATGAGTCTTTTTTTATCGGAAGAGCATACGTCTTCCAATTTCAAATACATATTAGCGCAACTAAACGATAATGTCAACGATTGTTTATTTTATATCAATCTCGGTCAAATACGTCGTGTTTTGTCGGCGCGGCGGGATTTTATTTTTTCGGAACGTGTTCTAAAGATTTCATTGCTATGCCGGGAATGGTGCTTCTTCGGCAATAATTCTTCATGCCGCCCGGAGAAGCGAGGGGGCAAAACTCGCCGTACTTCGCGTAAGAGGCGTGTGCGCCTGCGCCTTATCCATCTGCTTTGCAGACGTCGTCTGTCTTAACCCCCAAATGCATCATATTTGGGGGTGGATCCGTGGGGAAGCCTTTCGCTTTATCAAACACAAAAAAGCTCCGTCGCTTGGACGGAGCTTTTTTAATTAAGAGTTAGATCTTACTGAGCCTTCAGCTTTCTGATCTCTGCTGCGAGTGCGGGGCATACCTCGAAGAGGTCGCCAACGATACCGTAGTCAGCGATGTCGAACATCGGAGCATCGGGATCCTTGTTGATTGCGATGATGCACTCGGAGGAGGACATACCTGCGCGGTGCTGGATAGCGCCGGAGATACCGCAAGCGATGTAGATCTTCGGGCCAACGGTCTTACCGGTCTGACCAACCTGATGTGCGTGCGGGATCCAACCTGCGTCAACTGCTGCGCGCGATGCGCCTACTACGCCGCCGATCGCGTCTGCAAGCTCTTTGATGGTGTTGAAGCCCTCGGGACCCTTAACACCACGGCCGCCGGATACGATGATCTCAGCTTCTTCAAGGTTAACGGTCTCAGCGCCCTCTTCCTTGATGAATTCGATAAGCTTCGTGCGAACGT contains:
- a CDS encoding FAD-dependent oxidoreductase, with amino-acid sequence MKYEKLFQKGKIGKMELKNRIVMPPMGTGLNSASGEVTEHIIKYYEERAKGGCGLIITEISRVDDEWGVGMPNQIQVTHNKYIAGIERLAKAVHKHDSKLLIQLQHAGRENRSSLIEGRQIVAPSAIPCKVVGEMPRALTTAECEMLVAKFIKGAVIAKMATADGVELHAAHGYLINQFLSPYTNKREDKSGGNFEKRMRFIQEIIDGIRLKCGRDFIISVRISADEFVEGGLRIEDSVEIARRLEYMGINCINVSTGIYESSYTIVEDYVFEQGWKRKYAAEIKKAVKMPVIACCNIKRPEVAEELLETGVCDYVALGRQQLAEPEWGNKSKAGREADIRPCIGCLYCFKEIGMMRTIKCTVNPRLGREVEFARFEKDGAGRKVVVAGGGPGGMEAARVLAIRGFDVTLLEKSDKLGGTLNIADKPPHKKYLTWLAANLEHQIRELGVDIKTGCEATVDEIKKYDPYAVIVAAGGTPTVPRIPGIDKPNVVLAEELIVKKHVDLKGKNVAIIGGGVTGLEVAEMFGEECNATVYEMARAVGTALYPVIARRMLMRLAQNGTKIETGTSVVSIGDGEITVATRAGARKEKADVVVLAVGITPNRAFADEIEASFDNVKVIGDAKKAGLISDAIREGFEKAFVL
- a CDS encoding SDR family NAD(P)-dependent oxidoreductase; the encoded protein is MTEFKGKTAVICGAANGFGRALARHAASLGMNLVIADIEKDNLEKLCEEVKAAGVEVIAVHADLTLFDEAKKVHEAAIAKFGKCDLLMNCVGTLVPGQVWEIPPDDWDWIIGANLKSHVYTMRLFMPDMIARGEECHIVNIASHAGIIASPTSVAYSTTKFAAVGLNEGTYMALQAKGYKHIGISVVCPAFVQTDFYRSAERRPERYPITDDPYYAGVYKNGYKALENFIKKTGLPVDHFATIVFRGIKDKQFYIHTHNDFYRAVQNRATQILNDGNPKP